The following proteins are encoded in a genomic region of Pseudomonas saponiphila:
- the rlmKL gene encoding bifunctional 23S rRNA (guanine(2069)-N(7))-methyltransferase RlmK/23S rRNA (guanine(2445)-N(2))-methyltransferase RlmL, with protein MSDRYELFLTCPKGLEGLLIEEAVGLGLEQAREHTSAVRGMADMETAYRLCLWSRLANRVLLVLKRFPMKDAEDLYHGVLDVDWQDHMLADGTLAVEFSGHGSGIDNTHFGALKVKDAIVDKLRTPTGERPSVDKLNPDLRIHLRLDRGEAILSLDLSGHSLHQRGYRLQQGAAPLKENLAAAILIRAGWPRIAAQGGALADPMCGVGTFLVEAAMIAADIAPNLKREQWGFTAWLGHVPALWRKLHDEALARAQAGLAKPPLWIRGYEADPRLIQPGRNNVERAGLSDWIKIYQGEVGTFEPRPDQNQKGLVICNPPYGERLGDEASLLYLYQNLGERLRQACLNWEAAVFTGAPDLGKRMGIRSHKQYSFWNGALPCKLLLIKVLPDQFVTGERRTAEQRQVEREQAQAAADEAPVRQFNKNGNPIKPAPAPVVEQARLSEGGQMFANRLQKNLKQLGKWAKREGVECYRVYDADMPEYSLAIDLYQDWVHVQEYAAPKSVDPEKAQARLFDALAAIPQALNVDKSRVVIKRRERQSGTKQYERQSAQGQFTEVREGGVKLLVNLTDYLDTGLFLDHRPMRMRIQQEAAGKRFLNLFCYTATASVHAAKGGARSTTSVDLSKTYLDWARRNFSLNGFSDKNRLEQGDVMAWLESCRDEFDLIFIDPPTFSNSKRMEGVFDVQRDQVQLLDLAMARLAPGGVLYFSNNFRKFQLDENLATRYQVEEITAKTIDPDFARNSKIHRAWKVTAR; from the coding sequence ATGTCGGATCGTTACGAACTCTTCCTCACCTGCCCCAAAGGCCTTGAAGGCCTGCTGATCGAGGAAGCCGTCGGGCTTGGCCTTGAGCAAGCGCGTGAGCACACTTCTGCCGTGCGCGGCATGGCCGACATGGAGACGGCCTATCGTCTGTGCCTGTGGTCGCGCCTGGCCAACCGGGTGCTGCTGGTGCTCAAGCGCTTCCCGATGAAGGATGCCGAGGACCTCTATCACGGCGTGCTGGATGTCGACTGGCAGGACCATATGTTGGCTGACGGCACTCTGGCGGTGGAATTCAGCGGCCATGGTTCGGGGATCGACAACACCCACTTCGGCGCCTTGAAGGTCAAGGACGCCATCGTCGACAAACTGCGCACCCCGACCGGCGAGCGTCCTTCGGTGGACAAGCTCAACCCGGACCTGCGCATCCACCTGCGCCTGGATCGTGGCGAAGCCATTCTCTCCCTGGACCTGTCTGGCCATAGCCTGCACCAGCGCGGCTACCGTTTGCAGCAAGGCGCCGCGCCACTCAAGGAAAACCTGGCGGCGGCGATCCTGATCCGTGCCGGTTGGCCACGTATTGCCGCCCAGGGCGGCGCCCTGGCCGACCCGATGTGCGGTGTCGGCACCTTCCTGGTGGAAGCGGCGATGATCGCCGCCGACATCGCGCCCAACCTCAAGCGCGAGCAGTGGGGTTTCACCGCCTGGCTTGGTCATGTGCCGGCGCTGTGGCGCAAGCTGCATGATGAAGCGCTGGCCCGGGCCCAGGCCGGCCTGGCCAAGCCACCGCTGTGGATCCGTGGCTACGAGGCCGATCCGCGCCTGATCCAGCCGGGGCGCAACAACGTCGAGCGTGCCGGCCTGAGCGATTGGATCAAGATCTATCAGGGCGAAGTCGGCACCTTCGAGCCGCGTCCGGACCAGAACCAGAAAGGCCTGGTGATCTGCAACCCGCCTTACGGCGAGCGCCTGGGTGATGAAGCCAGCCTGCTGTACCTCTACCAGAACCTCGGTGAGCGCCTGCGTCAGGCCTGTCTCAACTGGGAGGCGGCGGTGTTCACCGGCGCCCCGGACCTGGGCAAGCGCATGGGCATCCGCAGCCACAAGCAGTACTCGTTCTGGAACGGCGCCTTGCCGTGCAAGCTGCTGCTGATCAAGGTCCTGCCGGATCAGTTCGTCACCGGCGAGCGGCGTACCGCCGAGCAGCGCCAGGTGGAACGCGAGCAGGCCCAGGCCGCGGCGGACGAGGCGCCAGTGCGCCAGTTCAACAAGAATGGCAATCCGATCAAGCCGGCTCCGGCCCCGGTGGTCGAGCAGGCACGCCTGAGCGAAGGCGGGCAGATGTTCGCCAACCGCCTGCAGAAGAACCTCAAGCAACTGGGCAAATGGGCCAAGCGCGAAGGCGTCGAGTGCTACCGGGTCTACGATGCCGACATGCCGGAATACTCCCTGGCCATCGATCTGTATCAGGACTGGGTGCACGTGCAGGAGTACGCGGCGCCCAAGTCGGTGGACCCGGAGAAGGCCCAGGCTCGTCTGTTCGACGCCCTGGCGGCGATTCCCCAGGCGCTGAACGTGGACAAGAGCCGGGTGGTGATCAAGCGTCGCGAGCGTCAGAGCGGCACCAAGCAGTACGAGCGCCAGAGTGCTCAGGGCCAGTTCACCGAAGTCCGCGAAGGCGGGGTCAAGCTGCTGGTGAACCTGACCGACTACCTGGATACCGGGCTGTTCCTCGATCATCGGCCCATGCGCATGCGGATTCAGCAAGAAGCCGCCGGCAAGCGCTTCCTCAACCTGTTCTGCTACACCGCCACGGCCAGCGTGCATGCGGCCAAGGGCGGGGCGCGCAGCACCACCAGTGTCGACCTGTCGAAAACCTATCTGGACTGGGCGCGACGCAACTTCTCCCTCAACGGTTTCTCCGACAAAAACCGCCTGGAGCAGGGCGACGTGATGGCCTGGCTGGAGAGTTGCCGCGACGAGTTCGACCTGATCTTCATCGACCCGCCGACCTTCTCCAATTCCAAGCGCATGGAAGGGGTGTTCGACGTACAGCGTGATCAGGTGCAGTTGCTGGACCTGGCCATGGCGCGCCTGGCCCCGGGCGGTGTGCTGTATTTCTCCAACAACTTCC